A single genomic interval of bacterium harbors:
- a CDS encoding DUF177 domain-containing protein: MKLQIAAGSDGEWVVTLTPTADELGLPQDPAFTDISVEITVTQRDRQIMLDLDAYAAVTTECYHCGEPYTFTINPSLQLRCLRVPNPDRDSGDENLKFIGLMETSIELEQDVRDLLLLELPMRIVCCEQ; the protein is encoded by the coding sequence ATGAAATTACAAATCGCTGCCGGTTCGGACGGCGAATGGGTAGTTACGCTTACGCCGACTGCCGATGAGCTTGGGCTTCCTCAAGATCCTGCTTTCACGGATATTTCCGTCGAAATCACAGTGACGCAGAGGGATCGCCAGATCATGCTTGATCTTGATGCGTACGCCGCGGTGACAACCGAGTGTTATCACTGTGGTGAACCGTATACCTTTACCATCAATCCAAGCTTGCAACTGCGCTGCTTGCGGGTTCCCAATCCCGACCGCGACAGTGGCGACGAAAATCTGAAATTCATCGGGCTGATGGAAACCTCCATCGAACTCGAACAGGATGTCCGCGATTTGTTGTTGCTCGAATTGCCGATGCGAATCGTCTGCTGCGAGCAATAA
- the rpmF gene encoding 50S ribosomal protein L32 translates to MAVPKKRTSKQRKLKRRTHQVLTAVAVVKCSHCGASRKPHYACASCGYYDGRAVLIAREQ, encoded by the coding sequence ATGGCGGTACCGAAGAAACGGACCTCGAAACAACGCAAACTGAAGCGCCGAACTCACCAAGTACTCACCGCAGTTGCCGTTGTGAAATGCAGCCACTGCGGCGCATCCCGTAAACCTCACTACGCATGTGCGAGCTGTGGTTACTATGACGGGCGCGCAGTGTTAATCGCCCGCGAACAGTAA
- a CDS encoding phosphate acyltransferase, which produces MRIAVDAAGGVFAPAAPVQGALAALSARGAPEHILLVGNRELIQREIGKRSDARVSIVEADEAISDHEAPLKGLHRLPRTTIVVAHELVKEGRADAVVSAGSTGAQLAASVLKWGKLRWVLKPAFGAVIPKPAGSGFILDVGANPTVAAVHLVQFAAMGAVFAEQLLNMKNPRVALLSNGEEANKGNDAVRGAHQILTRSNVLRFVGNIEGNEIFSDKADVIVTDGFTGNIFLKFAESLPALFGNEGSSRLAAFDPKRYGGVPILGVKGISVVCHGNSNADAITAAIIEANRMVKVQLTEKMEKLAAKLRWQRFLFKPRRGNGAAGEPV; this is translated from the coding sequence ATGCGCATCGCGGTCGATGCGGCGGGCGGCGTTTTTGCACCGGCAGCGCCGGTGCAGGGAGCACTCGCGGCATTATCCGCTCGCGGCGCGCCGGAACATATCCTGTTGGTAGGGAATCGCGAACTCATCCAACGGGAAATCGGAAAACGTAGCGACGCCCGGGTGAGTATCGTCGAAGCCGATGAGGCAATCAGCGATCACGAAGCGCCCTTGAAAGGACTTCACCGGCTCCCTCGTACCACGATTGTCGTAGCACATGAATTGGTAAAGGAGGGACGTGCCGATGCGGTTGTTTCCGCCGGCTCGACTGGCGCACAATTGGCAGCCTCGGTATTGAAATGGGGCAAACTCCGCTGGGTATTGAAACCAGCTTTCGGTGCCGTGATTCCCAAGCCGGCGGGATCGGGATTCATCCTCGATGTTGGAGCCAATCCCACGGTAGCTGCCGTGCACTTAGTCCAGTTTGCCGCAATGGGTGCTGTCTTTGCGGAACAGTTGTTGAATATGAAGAATCCGCGTGTCGCATTGTTATCCAACGGCGAAGAAGCTAACAAGGGTAACGACGCGGTGCGCGGCGCTCATCAAATTTTAACCCGCAGCAATGTGTTGCGGTTCGTCGGGAATATCGAAGGCAACGAGATTTTTTCCGACAAAGCGGATGTCATCGTTACCGATGGTTTTACCGGTAACATTTTTTTGAAATTTGCGGAATCGCTTCCCGCGCTGTTTGGCAACGAAGGATCGTCGCGGCTTGCCGCCTTTGATCCGAAACGTTACGGCGGCGTTCCGATTCTCGGCGTAAAAGGCATTTCGGTCGTTTGCCACGGCAACTCGAATGCCGATGCTATTACCGCCGCCATCATCGAAGCGAACCGAATGGTCAAGGTACAGTTGACCGAAAAAATGGAGAAGCTTGCCGCGAAACTTCGTTGGCAGCGTTTCCTCTTTAAGCCGCGCCGCGGAAATGGCGCAGCAGGTGAACCCGTATGA
- a CDS encoding ketoacyl-ACP synthase III — protein MFAKLVATGRFNPETILTNADLEKMVDTTDEWIYTRSGIRERHIAKVGDANSDYCAAAAKVALERAGMSAEELDYIIVGTVTGDMKFPATAVFVQAKIGAKNATAFDIAAACTGFIYGIELANSLIKSSAAKKVMVIGAEILTSMVDWEDRGTAVLFGDGAGAAIFVAEETTEPIGVLATYSKSDGTLAHLLNHPGSGSILPPSHKSIDERKHFIKMSGNEVFKHAVRMMEDSAVIGLERAGIPLDQVDLLIPHQANIRIIEATQKRLKLPNEKVYINLDRYGNTSAASVPIALDEAIELGRVKRGDIVVFVAFGGGFTWGSAIVKY, from the coding sequence ATTTTTGCCAAATTGGTCGCAACCGGACGTTTTAATCCGGAGACCATCCTTACCAACGCCGACCTCGAAAAAATGGTCGACACCACCGATGAGTGGATTTATACCCGTTCTGGTATCCGTGAACGCCATATCGCTAAAGTTGGCGACGCCAATAGCGACTATTGCGCTGCTGCCGCTAAAGTAGCGCTCGAGCGCGCCGGCATGAGCGCCGAAGAATTGGACTACATCATTGTCGGTACTGTCACCGGCGATATGAAGTTTCCGGCGACGGCGGTATTCGTGCAAGCGAAAATCGGGGCAAAAAACGCCACAGCGTTTGACATTGCCGCCGCCTGTACCGGTTTCATTTACGGAATCGAGCTGGCAAATTCGCTCATTAAATCCAGCGCCGCCAAAAAAGTTATGGTGATCGGCGCTGAAATATTAACCAGTATGGTTGATTGGGAAGACCGTGGTACCGCCGTGCTGTTTGGCGATGGCGCGGGCGCTGCGATTTTCGTTGCTGAAGAAACCACCGAACCGATTGGCGTATTAGCGACCTATTCGAAATCCGATGGGACGCTGGCGCATCTGCTCAATCATCCCGGCAGCGGCAGCATCCTGCCCCCGTCACACAAGAGTATCGATGAACGGAAACATTTCATCAAGATGTCGGGGAATGAGGTATTCAAGCATGCCGTCCGGATGATGGAAGATTCGGCGGTCATCGGTCTCGAACGCGCAGGCATTCCGCTCGACCAAGTGGATTTATTGATTCCACATCAAGCGAATATCCGGATTATCGAAGCGACCCAGAAGCGTTTGAAACTGCCGAATGAAAAAGTATACATCAACCTGGATCGCTACGGTAATACCTCGGCGGCGTCGGTACCGATTGCTTTGGATGAAGCGATAGAGCTTGGCAGAGTGAAGCGCGGTGACATCGTTGTGTTTGTCGCCTTTGGCGGTGGCTTCACCTGGGGCAGCGCAATTGTAAAGTATTAA
- the fabD gene encoding ACP S-malonyltransferase — protein MSEYVFLFPGQASQFVGMGKDFIGQYPHAKERFTEASEILGVDLLKVCIEGPEEDLKQTRITQPAIFVHSVIAAERLLERGITPVAVAGHSLGEYSALVAAKAFDFGTGIRLVALRGKLMQADCEANPSTMAAVVGLQPDQILQVCADAKDTGIVVPANFNSPGQTVISGEVPAVLRAMELAKAAGARIVKQLQVSGAFHSPCMNSAAVGMQLPLDDAIIKAPVCDVYPNVTGKATRDPEEIRRCLKAQVTAPVLWADTIANMRANGLMRFVEVGPKNVLQGILRSIDKGIDIQLAGTVTELEALL, from the coding sequence ATGTCGGAATACGTATTTCTATTTCCGGGACAAGCGTCGCAATTCGTCGGCATGGGGAAAGATTTTATCGGGCAGTACCCCCATGCGAAAGAACGATTTACAGAAGCGTCGGAAATTCTCGGAGTCGATTTATTGAAGGTCTGTATCGAAGGGCCGGAAGAGGACCTGAAGCAGACAAGAATAACGCAACCAGCCATCTTCGTTCATTCGGTTATCGCCGCGGAACGATTGCTTGAGCGTGGTATTACTCCGGTTGCGGTTGCCGGGCACTCCCTCGGCGAGTATTCGGCGCTGGTTGCCGCGAAGGCTTTTGATTTTGGTACCGGGATCCGGTTGGTCGCCTTGCGCGGCAAACTGATGCAAGCTGATTGTGAAGCGAATCCATCGACGATGGCGGCAGTTGTTGGCTTGCAACCCGATCAGATTTTACAAGTGTGCGCCGATGCGAAAGACACCGGGATTGTCGTCCCCGCGAATTTCAACAGCCCCGGCCAAACCGTTATCTCCGGCGAAGTCCCGGCAGTATTACGGGCGATGGAATTAGCAAAGGCGGCCGGCGCGCGGATTGTAAAACAATTACAAGTCTCCGGCGCGTTTCATTCGCCGTGCATGAATAGCGCTGCGGTCGGTATGCAACTTCCGCTCGACGATGCTATAATAAAAGCGCCGGTTTGCGACGTTTATCCGAACGTCACCGGAAAAGCGACCCGCGATCCGGAAGAAATTCGCCGCTGTCTCAAGGCGCAAGTCACTGCGCCGGTATTGTGGGCAGATACGATTGCGAATATGCGCGCTAATGGTCTTATGCGATTTGTTGAAGTCGGTCCGAAGAATGTCTTGCAAGGCATTCTGCGCAGTATCGATAAGGGGATTGATATTCAATTGGCGGGAACGGTTACTGAGTTGGAAGCATTGTTGTAA
- the fabG gene encoding 3-oxoacyl-[acyl-carrier-protein] reductase translates to MLTDKIALVTGAARGIGRAIAERLLADGAIVFINDLFAADVEKTVTELSSTNTGKVFGIASDISTEEGSSAAINAPVEKFGRIDLLVNNAGITRDGLVMRMSLADWEKVIHVNLTGTFLCSKAASRKMLSQKSGRIINISSVVGVMGNAGQANYASSKAAVIGLTKSLAKEFGSRGVTVNAIAPGYIETPMTHVLSEEVRQNFMKSIPLQRAGTPEDVAGAVAFLAGPSSAYITGQVLHVDGGMVM, encoded by the coding sequence TTGTTAACGGATAAAATAGCCCTTGTGACTGGAGCGGCACGCGGCATTGGTCGCGCGATTGCCGAGCGGTTATTGGCGGACGGCGCCATCGTTTTCATTAACGATCTCTTTGCCGCCGATGTCGAAAAAACCGTAACTGAGCTTTCCTCAACCAATACCGGAAAAGTATTCGGCATCGCCAGCGACATCTCTACGGAAGAAGGTTCCAGTGCTGCGATCAACGCCCCCGTCGAAAAATTCGGCCGGATCGATCTCTTAGTTAATAATGCGGGTATCACTCGTGACGGGTTAGTGATGCGGATGTCGCTCGCTGACTGGGAAAAAGTCATTCACGTCAATTTGACCGGAACGTTCCTTTGCTCGAAAGCGGCTTCCCGGAAAATGCTTTCGCAGAAGAGCGGCCGGATTATCAACATCAGTTCAGTCGTCGGTGTGATGGGCAATGCCGGACAAGCGAATTACGCCAGCAGTAAAGCGGCGGTGATTGGTCTTACTAAATCGCTGGCGAAGGAGTTCGGTTCCCGCGGCGTAACGGTAAATGCGATTGCTCCCGGTTACATCGAAACCCCGATGACCCACGTCCTCTCCGAAGAGGTGCGTCAGAATTTTATGAAGTCGATCCCCTTGCAACGCGCCGGAACCCCGGAAGACGTTGCCGGAGCGGTCGCGTTTCTCGCCGGACCCTCGTCGGCGTACATCACGGGACAAGTGCTGCACGTTGATGGCGGCATGGTAATGTAG
- a CDS encoding acyl carrier protein has translation MSDKALKVKEIIAEKLGVNMEQLTDNARFIEDLAADSLTITELMMALEDEFKLEIVDEDAEKLKTVGDAVKYIESKVS, from the coding sequence ATGTCCGATAAGGCTTTGAAAGTCAAGGAAATCATTGCCGAGAAGCTTGGCGTTAATATGGAACAATTAACCGATAACGCACGGTTTATCGAAGATCTCGCCGCCGACTCGCTCACCATTACCGAGCTGATGATGGCATTAGAGGATGAGTTTAAACTGGAAATCGTCGACGAAGACGCCGAAAAATTGAAGACCGTCGGCGACGCAGTCAAGTATATCGAATCGAAGGTTTCCTAA
- the fabF gene encoding beta-ketoacyl-ACP synthase II, whose protein sequence is MSKRRVVITGLGAITPIGIGVDAFWEGLKQGVSGAGPITLFDVTNHETKFACEVKGFDATKWIDAREARRYDRYCSFAVAAAELAIEHAGLSNWEGINRERVGVVVGSGIGGLGVFEEQSKILFDRGPRRLSPFFIPMMISDIAAGIISIRHSLKGINFAVTSACATGTHAIGIAYRHVLFGDADIVICGGAEAAVTPVGVGGFNSMKALSTRNDDPTHASRPFDKDRDGFVMGEGSGIVVIETLESAKQRGAKIYAEIAGLGFTGDAHHLTAPAPEGDGARRAMEAAIAESGLPKTAFGYINAHGTSTDYNDKFETMAIKNVFGEHAYKLAVSSTKSMTGHLLGAAGGVETIAATLAVANGILPPTINYTTPDPECDLDYVPNVAREKVVEAALSNTFGFGGHNAVLAIKRFVE, encoded by the coding sequence ATGTCGAAACGACGGGTAGTTATCACCGGTCTCGGTGCCATTACACCCATCGGGATTGGCGTGGACGCGTTTTGGGAAGGGCTGAAACAAGGAGTTTCCGGCGCTGGTCCTATTACGCTGTTTGATGTCACCAATCATGAAACAAAATTCGCCTGCGAGGTGAAAGGGTTCGATGCAACCAAATGGATCGACGCGCGCGAAGCGCGCCGCTACGACCGTTATTGCTCGTTTGCCGTTGCCGCTGCGGAATTGGCAATTGAACATGCCGGTTTGTCCAACTGGGAAGGCATCAATCGTGAGCGGGTTGGCGTCGTGGTTGGCAGCGGTATCGGCGGTTTGGGTGTATTTGAGGAACAGTCTAAAATTCTGTTCGATCGAGGACCGCGCCGTTTGAGTCCGTTCTTCATCCCGATGATGATTTCCGACATTGCAGCGGGTATTATTAGTATCCGGCACAGCTTGAAGGGTATCAATTTCGCGGTAACCAGCGCTTGTGCGACCGGTACTCACGCCATCGGCATTGCTTATCGCCACGTCTTGTTTGGCGACGCGGATATCGTGATCTGCGGCGGAGCGGAAGCGGCGGTTACGCCAGTGGGAGTCGGTGGTTTCAATTCGATGAAAGCACTCTCTACCCGGAACGACGACCCCACCCATGCTTCGCGACCATTCGATAAAGACCGCGATGGCTTTGTCATGGGCGAAGGTTCCGGTATCGTTGTCATCGAAACATTGGAATCGGCAAAGCAACGCGGCGCAAAAATTTACGCCGAAATTGCTGGTCTTGGATTCACCGGCGACGCTCACCATTTGACGGCTCCCGCTCCGGAAGGAGATGGTGCTCGTCGGGCGATGGAAGCGGCAATTGCCGAGAGTGGTTTACCGAAAACCGCCTTTGGCTACATCAACGCCCACGGCACCTCGACCGATTACAACGACAAGTTTGAAACGATGGCGATAAAGAATGTGTTCGGCGAACACGCTTATAAGCTGGCAGTTTCGTCAACGAAGTCGATGACCGGTCACTTGTTGGGCGCTGCTGGCGGCGTCGAGACGATTGCAGCAACGTTAGCGGTGGCGAATGGAATCCTGCCGCCAACGATAAATTATACCACCCCCGACCCGGAATGTGACCTCGATTACGTCCCGAACGTAGCCCGGGAGAAGGTTGTGGAAGCCGCTCTTTCGAATACCTTCGGCTTTGGCGGTCACAATGCCGTGTTGGCAATCAAGCGGTTTGTGGAGTAA
- the rnc gene encoding ribonuclease III — MFDRIREWLLGTKPVSAKDVPPELVELQRRLGYRFRDPALLRQALKHRSFLGQSGEARHEANERMEFLGDAVLDLIVSDYIYKRDVCASEGRLTQIKCTVVSGKSLARLSDELGLGEFILMSDGESRSGGRQRSSILEDVFEAVTAAIYLDGGFSAAQKFLNKVVLNRLDQLSTLEPFSNHKSELLEWAQDIGLGTPKYHVLQEEGPEHKKLFHVSVEIAGKPVAVGQGNSKKAAEQCAARVALETVQNQNGKLDDLTPVQS, encoded by the coding sequence ATGTTCGATCGCATTCGCGAATGGCTGCTTGGCACCAAACCAGTGTCGGCGAAAGATGTTCCGCCGGAGCTGGTCGAGTTGCAGCGGCGATTGGGGTATCGTTTTCGCGATCCGGCGCTCTTGCGGCAAGCGCTCAAGCACCGCAGTTTTTTGGGGCAATCGGGCGAAGCACGCCACGAAGCCAATGAACGGATGGAGTTTCTTGGCGATGCTGTACTCGATTTAATCGTTTCCGATTACATCTATAAACGTGATGTTTGTGCGAGCGAAGGGCGATTAACCCAAATTAAGTGTACGGTTGTATCGGGAAAATCGCTTGCCCGGTTATCCGATGAGTTGGGGTTGGGTGAATTTATCCTCATGAGCGATGGGGAGTCCCGCTCCGGTGGACGGCAGCGCTCCTCGATTCTCGAAGATGTGTTTGAAGCGGTAACGGCGGCGATATATCTTGATGGCGGATTTTCTGCGGCACAGAAATTCCTCAATAAAGTAGTTTTGAACCGCCTCGACCAGTTGTCGACATTGGAACCATTTAGCAATCACAAATCGGAACTACTCGAGTGGGCGCAGGATATCGGTTTGGGAACGCCAAAGTACCACGTATTACAGGAAGAGGGGCCGGAGCATAAAAAACTCTTCCACGTTTCGGTTGAAATAGCCGGAAAACCGGTCGCCGTCGGGCAGGGGAATTCCAAAAAAGCCGCCGAACAGTGCGCCGCAAGAGTCGCATTGGAAACGGTTCAGAACCAAAACGGAAAACTCGACGATCTGACGCCAGTACAATCATAG
- a CDS encoding acyl-CoA dehydrogenase family protein → MDYFLTEDQQQLRDLARQIAIEKVKPRVAELDREGEFPWDLVKVFADAGLYGVYVPEVYGGVGMGVFELALITEELSRIDAGTALALAASALGTFPILLSGNEEQRKRFLPDLASGSKLAAFGLTEPNAGSDAGSIKTTAIKKGNKYVLNGSKVFITNGGVAKVYTVVASTDPSKGSRGASAFIVEEGTPGFTYGKEEDKVGIRASATRQLHFDNCEIPEENRIGPEGGGFLVAMKTLDRSRPGVASQALGIAQGALDLALEYSRERIQFGQTINNFQAIQFMLADLAIKVESARALLYQVARMVDAGVKDVARESAMCKVLASDVAVATAIDAVQIFGGYGYMRDYPIEKFMRDAKITQIYEGTNQILRGVIAKHLIKESANNVKLMG, encoded by the coding sequence ATGGATTATTTCCTAACCGAAGATCAACAGCAGTTACGCGATCTTGCCCGGCAAATCGCCATTGAAAAAGTAAAGCCGCGGGTTGCCGAACTGGATCGCGAAGGCGAATTCCCCTGGGACTTAGTGAAAGTGTTTGCCGACGCCGGGCTCTATGGCGTATATGTCCCGGAAGTGTACGGCGGAGTGGGAATGGGTGTATTTGAACTTGCCCTCATCACCGAAGAACTGTCCCGGATCGATGCCGGTACAGCATTAGCGTTAGCCGCCTCCGCGCTTGGAACGTTCCCAATTTTGCTTTCCGGTAATGAAGAACAGCGAAAACGGTTTCTTCCCGATTTGGCGAGCGGTTCCAAACTCGCAGCGTTTGGTCTCACCGAACCGAATGCGGGCAGCGACGCTGGAAGTATAAAAACCACCGCAATCAAGAAGGGCAACAAGTACGTTCTGAATGGCAGTAAAGTATTTATCACCAATGGCGGCGTTGCAAAAGTATATACCGTCGTCGCCTCGACTGATCCATCGAAGGGTTCCCGTGGCGCCTCCGCGTTCATCGTAGAAGAGGGCACCCCCGGCTTTACCTATGGAAAAGAAGAGGATAAAGTCGGTATTCGCGCTTCGGCTACCCGTCAGCTCCATTTTGATAATTGCGAAATTCCCGAAGAAAATCGCATTGGACCTGAAGGCGGCGGATTCCTGGTCGCGATGAAGACCCTTGACCGCAGCCGCCCCGGTGTTGCCTCGCAAGCGTTGGGAATCGCACAGGGCGCGCTTGATCTCGCCCTCGAATATTCGCGCGAACGAATTCAATTCGGTCAGACAATCAACAATTTCCAAGCGATCCAGTTTATGCTCGCCGACCTCGCGATTAAAGTGGAATCGGCGCGGGCGTTGTTGTATCAAGTAGCGCGGATGGTTGATGCCGGAGTGAAAGATGTCGCCCGCGAATCGGCAATGTGCAAGGTACTCGCGTCCGATGTCGCGGTTGCAACTGCTATTGACGCCGTCCAAATCTTCGGTGGTTATGGTTACATGCGCGACTATCCGATTGAGAAGTTTATGCGCGATGCCAAGATTACCCAGATTTACGAAGGTACCAATCAAATTCTGCGCGGCGTTATCGCAAAGCATTTGATCAAGGAATCGGCGAACAACGTGAAGTTGATGGGATAA
- a CDS encoding M48 family metallopeptidase, which translates to MPYLQLLFLSLIAIVTLVKPALPSDKQTSDNKHSVEYALTPDSLMKIVSRQLGDTIYWKLADYNGYKADTLKEVINQLSSRGYLKNTEIFVLKSKSWNAFASAGLSEPDLICLYTNLIEDVQTKDELATVLSHEISHNNRKHGSAKARAFGLSILISALALKNAPMEQHKAFINLMNNGYTRDQEMTADADAVVILTKTGYNPNSAFELWERVSKKDSVDIGRSFMDHPPSRDRADSLRAFVNRYVVKKKDVYRIDSSYFHRDTSFTIQQRYTNGCGAAGAAFAFNLFFEASKYDFDVSKLKWKKMEKTSYRWLLAGFSFGFILPSDFSYTSSDKPRAKTKKQSSISITPVVEPFSDAFKLNFRVTF; encoded by the coding sequence ATGCCTTACTTGCAACTGCTGTTTCTATCACTGATAGCTATTGTAACACTTGTTAAGCCTGCGCTTCCGAGTGACAAGCAAACCTCTGACAATAAGCATTCAGTTGAGTACGCTCTAACCCCCGACAGTTTAATGAAAATTGTATCAAGACAACTAGGGGATACAATTTATTGGAAACTAGCTGACTATAATGGGTATAAAGCAGACACACTCAAAGAAGTGATAAATCAGTTATCGTCTCGAGGCTACTTAAAAAACACTGAAATCTTTGTTCTTAAGAGCAAGTCCTGGAACGCATTTGCTAGTGCTGGTTTGTCAGAACCTGATTTGATTTGTCTTTATACTAACTTGATAGAAGATGTACAAACAAAAGATGAGTTAGCCACCGTTCTTTCTCATGAAATATCTCACAACAACCGTAAACACGGTTCTGCAAAAGCGAGAGCATTTGGGCTGTCAATCTTGATTAGTGCATTAGCCTTAAAAAATGCACCAATGGAACAGCACAAAGCCTTTATCAATTTAATGAATAATGGTTATACCCGTGATCAAGAAATGACAGCAGATGCTGATGCAGTTGTGATTCTTACCAAAACCGGTTACAATCCTAACAGTGCATTTGAGCTTTGGGAAAGAGTAAGCAAGAAAGACTCTGTTGATATTGGACGATCATTCATGGATCACCCTCCTAGTCGTGACCGGGCAGATTCTCTTAGAGCTTTTGTCAATAGATACGTAGTAAAAAAAAAAGATGTCTATCGTATTGACTCTTCCTATTTTCATCGAGACACCTCATTCACAATACAGCAACGCTACACGAATGGGTGTGGTGCTGCAGGAGCGGCATTTGCATTCAACCTTTTTTTTGAAGCATCGAAGTACGACTTCGACGTTTCAAAGTTGAAGTGGAAGAAAATGGAAAAGACTTCTTACCGTTGGCTTTTAGCAGGATTCTCGTTCGGATTCATACTTCCTTCTGACTTTTCGTATACATCAAGTGACAAACCAAGAGCGAAGACAAAAAAACAATCGTCGATTTCGATTACACCTGTTGTTGAACCTTTCAGCGATGCATTTAAGCTAAACTTTAGAGTAACATTTTAG
- a CDS encoding YjbH domain-containing protein — MITTTLRHHSIQILLSLLVLGITGITFAQAPEAAQREPLRVIDMPTAGINHRSEFNSDLRIYPEGGIQLQMGIGLFRRFMMGLSYGGTNVVGRGNVEGNKQPGVLVKYRLWEETEAFPAIVGGYDNQGAGRWSDSLNRFEYKSPGLFIVASKNFGFGGDKNLGLHAMVNWNSTETEDDRGMSGSLGCDVSLNEELVLLMEYNAAQDDFKKVNGNYLSLGRGRGYLNGGVRWAIGKIYLQFEFKDLMGNRVNNPGGADRAFTISYAEDIKW, encoded by the coding sequence ATGATTACCACTACGTTACGTCACCATTCGATCCAAATTCTACTCAGTTTGCTCGTACTGGGAATCACCGGCATCACCTTTGCCCAAGCCCCGGAAGCTGCACAACGCGAACCGCTCCGGGTAATCGATATGCCGACTGCCGGTATCAATCACCGCTCCGAATTCAATTCCGACCTTCGGATTTATCCCGAAGGGGGCATTCAGTTGCAAATGGGGATCGGCTTGTTCCGCCGCTTTATGATGGGTCTCTCCTATGGCGGCACCAATGTTGTCGGACGTGGCAATGTCGAAGGGAATAAGCAGCCGGGCGTGCTCGTGAAGTATCGATTGTGGGAAGAAACTGAAGCGTTCCCGGCGATTGTCGGCGGATACGACAACCAAGGTGCTGGACGCTGGAGCGATTCCTTGAACCGATTCGAGTACAAGTCGCCCGGTCTTTTTATCGTTGCCTCGAAGAATTTTGGGTTCGGTGGCGATAAGAACCTCGGACTCCATGCGATGGTCAATTGGAATAGCACCGAGACCGAAGACGACCGCGGGATGAGCGGCTCGCTCGGCTGTGACGTTTCGCTGAACGAGGAATTGGTGTTGCTCATGGAATACAATGCCGCGCAGGACGACTTCAAAAAAGTCAATGGCAATTACTTATCGCTCGGTCGCGGTCGCGGATATCTGAATGGCGGCGTCCGGTGGGCAATCGGGAAAATCTATCTCCAATTCGAATTCAAGGATTTGATGGGGAACCGGGTAAATAATCCGGGCGGCGCCGACCGTGCCTTCACGATTAGTTATGCCGAAGATATCAAGTGGTAG
- a CDS encoding DUF4159 domain-containing protein — protein MNKLRRWLPVGGAVTLLLTQMWLCYAQVPRPTPKQIEAQPGEFVIAQLKYSGGGDWYANPSALPNLLAFAKSKANLACAERAATVMLDSPDLWRYRYLYITGHGNIALTTEEARNLRDWLEAGGFLHADDNYGLDGSFRREMKKVFPEQDLKEVPADHPIYQKPFRFADGRPPKIHEHDGKPAQGFGWWIDGRLAVYYTYQCDLGDGWEDPDVHHDPEPVRQAALQMGTNLLVYALTN, from the coding sequence ATGAATAAGCTCCGTCGATGGTTGCCGGTCGGAGGCGCAGTAACTCTGCTCTTAACGCAGATGTGGCTTTGTTATGCCCAAGTGCCACGCCCGACACCCAAGCAAATCGAAGCGCAGCCCGGCGAGTTCGTCATCGCTCAACTCAAGTACAGTGGTGGCGGTGACTGGTATGCCAATCCCTCCGCATTACCGAATCTACTCGCCTTTGCAAAATCCAAGGCGAATCTCGCCTGTGCCGAGCGGGCAGCGACCGTGATGCTCGATTCGCCGGATTTATGGCGGTACCGCTATCTCTACATCACCGGACACGGCAACATCGCGCTTACTACCGAAGAGGCGCGCAATCTGCGGGACTGGCTCGAAGCGGGGGGCTTTCTCCATGCCGACGATAATTACGGTTTGGATGGTTCGTTTCGCCGGGAAATGAAAAAGGTCTTTCCCGAACAGGACCTGAAAGAGGTTCCCGCCGATCACCCGATCTATCAGAAACCGTTCCGGTTTGCCGACGGCAGACCACCGAAAATCCACGAACACGATGGCAAACCGGCTCAGGGATTTGGCTGGTGGATCGATGGTCGGTTGGCTGTGTATTACACCTATCAATGCGACCTTGGCGACGGGTGGGAAGACCCTGACGTCCACCACGATCCGGAACCGGTGCGGCAGGCGGCATTGCAGATGGGTACCAATTTGTTGGTATATGCGTTAACGAATTGA